The genomic stretch CCCGAAGAGCCGCCCgtccatgaaggaagtggtggaGACGCTGGAGCACGTCGAGGCAATAAAGGGGGGGTCGAGAGAGCCCAGAAACACCCCCCAGCGGTCGGTTGCGGCCGAGGCTCCCTGCCGCGCCCATGGCCGGGCCGCTCCGCCGCTGCACCCCGGCGGCGCCGCTGCTCGGCAGCCCCACAGCGCGAGATGTCGATGATGAGTGGATAGCTTCTGCTGCTTGTAAAGGTTAGTCTTGTTATTGTGAGTTGTAACCATAGATTGTGTTCAGGGAGTCGATGATCAAATGGAAGGCGTTTGTCATCTCTGATGTATCATAGGAACAAATAAATGGGATTATGGAGCCATTAGATTGAGAGTGGAGGCACTCTACATATGGTAGATTTCAGACATGCAAAACTCACCCTATAGAAGCCACGAAGCCATTTTTCTTATGTTCTACTTGTAATAAATACCCTTAGTTTAATCTGACATTCAAAGTGAAGTGAAGGaagaattgaattgaattgaattatAACTAATTAATAGATAAaaatttttttagttattttataaaaattaaatcatgataaataatATTAGAACCGACCTAATAATAACCAACATGATGAGAGATACAAATGCATATCATGGACTCCACACTATGGATCAATTATTTCATTTATTCGGATCATCACACTAAAcacctttttttttatatagaaaaaaagaaattttgaATCACTGGATTTTATAGAAAGTGATGTTCTAATGATGGGGTTGATAATTATTATCAAACAAAATTCTATATTAGATAGCAGAATCTTCAACTTTAAATGGAAATGGTTGACAaatcaattcataagattgaaaCAATTTATAGGCATATGATCATACAAACATCTATACATGAAGCTGGTGAAAAATAACACATTCCATTGATACTTAATTTACAATAAACTGGTAATAATGAAACTAGTATGAAATCACCTATTGTGCATGCGTTGCATTGCATAAAGAAGCCTTGGCCTTTCCAGCAGTCACAATCATCCTGCACAGAGAATATGGCATTTAGAAAACCCCACAAGTGCTAGTGGAAGAAAAGGTTCACTTCCACTAAAGATTATCTATCGATATTTCAGCACATTCTGCATTTGCAAAGAACTGTTTCCATATTGCTATTTCCTGTTCAGATAATTGATAGCGATGATTCTTGGGAGGCATGATATAATGGTGAGAAGCCACAAAGACAAAAGGAGATGTCTCTTGAGCACTTTTAGGCAGAATGGATACTGCACACAAACTGTCTTGACATAAACAAATGTGTGTGCTGGTGCATGTGTGTTTGATATGCATTATATAGATGAAAGAAGtactattttattatatatatgaacTAAAATAATAATCAGTCACATTCAGAGCTTTTTCTCAATTGCATCAAGACAAAAGTGCAATGCTCaagatattatttaatatttaactcATCCCCCCATTTAATGCATACAACTATAAAACATGCGGTTCATATTTCAATGATCTGATCCATAAGCAGAATCTTAGCAGGGAGATGAACAGACAGTCAGTCATGCATAATAGTGGAATATGTAACATTACTTCATAAAAAACTGGCCATAAGACTTGGATGAAATAAGTCGACATGAATATGATAAGACTAGGGTTTTATGATAgaagaaatgagaaaaaaagaggATGATCACGGGATGGACCTTTTAGGGTTTATCAAAAGATTAaataatatgtcattgataggtTAAAAGAAATAGATAAATCCTTatatatagagttccacctataaTCTACTAGCACttgaatttttaataataaataaatattaaataaactcatATCCAACTCTTAtcgaactaaacaaactcaacaaaatattattcaaaagctaaaaaaaataaagggatcctaaaaATTCCTTCCCCTTCAAATTAATCTtgccctcaaggctgagcagcattaaactcggggagcttctctttcagtactTCAGTCACAGGGTATCTatgacgcatcacaacccgttgatcaagtactgTCTCTACTTCTTGATAGTATAAGCAATAGGTTAGCCTTTCAgtgtagtagtcattgtagtCTTCTAAAGGACCCTCTCCATCCGATAGCTAGTGAtagttgtgaccttacttccacatcttccctttaggatcacctgctttctattaataaaaaacttcatgattagtttagaaaaattccaagaaacatcacctatgaTAGTCATTTAATTCTAAGTACAACTTTaaagtcttccaagggtagcaaaaagaagtccacaagcaactcttggccttgtataatcaattttatcttcgaacatttgctatcacaagttaaaatacaTCGATCAGTGAACTTTACTTTGAATTTGTCACAACCTTCAATGTGATAGGCCGATTGATCAGCAACcttactatccataaaattattagtgctatcagtATAAATCAAAATTATAATATACTGATGTTCTATAGTttctccaactttcatagtttgtgggttagagtagttggctaatgcatgcactatatgaatgataggtccaacatcttcatcaaaatatataccttcatgatcggagtccacattattAGCTTCTGATTCCTCcataattggttcaatcatcagaagttaccCTTATTTACATCGGTGTtccctactccacttttcatcatagtgctagcacaaacccttcgttgatctttccttgagttcttctcgggttagtcttcgaGTGTTATGGTTTCgattgggaatagatagggcggATGGCTTACTGATCTTCTATTTATTGTCATTCTATTTTGATAATTTTTCTTGCtaattttttcctcatgtaaacGTGCAAATGACATTGCGACTGTCATAATATGGGTTTGACGAgctttaacttcacaccggatattTGGATTAAGTCCTTCGATAAATGTATTCACCGGTTGTCGTTCAGACTAATATctggcttgatttgataatcattcaaatctgctctgatattctaacactatggAAATCTCACGAATTTTGACGATCTgcccatcaatattctcatattcgaatGATCTAAAACGAATAATAAGTCCTCTCCTGAATTGTTTCCACGAGAGAACCccatagcaagttttatatcaatcATACCAttagattgcatctccatctagcCGGATTGAGACTATTAGATTACATCCGACCATCTAACTGGTCGGAACTTcatcttcccatcttggaaattccaccttcatgcgtGGGTAGCTTATGTCCTACTCTTGGTTCCTTTTTCATATGtctctgataagaccctagggttttatcatggaaggaatgagagaaaaggggatgatcacttcgagaggatcgacctcctagggtttgtcaaaagacttaataatattttattatatgctGAAAAGAAattgttacatcactatttatagagttccacctagagtccaccaggacttggactcttaataataaataaatattaaataaacctctatccgatTCTAACTGaattaaatagactcaataaacattattcaaaggcttaaaaaataaaaaggatcctaacaattcctccatattcaaatcagtcttgtcttcaaggttgagcagcatcaaactcgagGAGTTTCTCTTTCAGTATTTCAATCACAGGGTATCTACGGtgtatcacaacccgttgatcgagtaagtatagtctccacttcttgatagtgtaagcaataggttagCCTTTTGGTGTTGTAGTCTTCTGAAAAACTCTCTCCATCTGATGACTAGTGACAGTTGTGACCTTATTTCCATATCTTCCCTTTAGGATTACttactttccattaataaaaaatttcatgattagtttagaaaaattccatgaaacatcacccaaggttgaaagttattcaattccgagcaccacttcgaAGTCTTCCAAGGATAGTAAAAAGAAGTCCATAAGCAACTCTTGGCCCTACAAAATTAGtttaatctttgagcacttgctatcACATGTTAAAATCCATCTATCGACGACCTTTACTTCAAATTTGTTACAATCTTTAATGTGGTAGGCTAATCGGTTGGCAAccttactgtccataaaattattagtgctaccggtatcaatcaaaactataatatgttgatgtttcaaagttcctccaactttcatagtttgcaggttagagtagCCGCCTAATGCATACactgtatgtatgataggtcTAACATCGTCATCAGAAtacataccttcatgatcggagtctacaTTGTTAGCTTCCGGTTTCGcctcaattggttcaatcataagaagttgcccttgtttacattggtgctcccgactccacttttcatcacagtgccagcacaaaccctttgctaatcttttcttgagttcttctcgggttagtcttcgaGTGTTACGGTTCCaactgggaatagatggggcgggtggcttgctgatcatttgtttgttgtcacttctatttcgaCGATTTTCCCTGCtaattttttcctcatgtaaatGTGCAAATGATATCACAgcgatcatagtgcggggttgacgagctttGACTTCACACCGAATATCTGAattaagtccttcaataaatgtgCCCACTAGTTGTCGTTCAGATCaatctctggcttgatttgataatctttcaaacatgctctgatattccaacactatagaagtctgacgaattttggcgagctatccatcaatattctcatattcaaaTGGGCCAAAACGAATAAGAAGCCCTCTCTTGAATTGCtttcacgaaggaactccgtggcaagttttataccaatcataccactggattgcatcttcaTCTAGTTGAATTAAGgctatttctaccttggattcttttggggtCCTGTGAAAgcgaaaaaaaaatttctgatctagagatccaactggttggATTCCTATCTTCCCATCTAAAAAATTCTATCTTAATGCATGGGTAGTTGTGTCATGATCTTGGAGCCCTTTTCTTGTATCTTCAGATCtgttcaacgtagaacttgagtccccatcttgttaaaatttccagtaggctctttttgaaatcattaagtatttcttacaatcgattctcaattctgatttccaatgcttttatttgtgctttcactgagttatcggtagctaTTACATAAGACTACAAATATATAATCCCCgattcctatttttggtgtcgggtcaagggcatcaatactgCGGTGACCGGTGGCTGCGGCGGCTGTGACAGAACAAGGCGGGGATGGTTGAGTGGCCGAAGATGCAAAGGATGGTGGACTCAGTGGGCTGCGGCTGGGATTGCCCTACTTCACCTTTTCTTCCTTTCCTACTGCGGTGGCAACCGGTCGTTGCTCGCTAGTcgaaagaagaggaagcagtTGTGGCGCGGTTGGGAACAATGCTCTATTTATGCCGTTGCGAGAAGGGAAAGTTGCTGTCAAGGTTGAGAGGCAGTAGTGGCGGTGCGATTGGGAGCAAGATCGCTGAGGGCGAGGAGCAGCAAAGGGTCGCTAAGGCTAGGCGCTGCCAGGGGGTGGTCTACTGGCCGGGAATAGCGATGGCGGCtctttctcgctcgagcgagatggggcaaCGAGGAGGGAAGGTCGCTGGCCGAGGATCAGCGATAGCGGTGGTCAAGCGACCGGGAAGTAGcgatggcggtggagaaggaggcagtgagGGTCATGGCAGGGATGCGGCGGCGGTTGTCATTGGCCGAGAAGTTACGATGGTGGAGCGGGGAAACAGGGGTGCGTGGCTGTCGGCGCCTGCTCTGTTTCTCCGAGAAGCAGTGGCGATGATGgagagggggaggttgttggcaaGGGAGCAACGACGGCAATGAAGAAACGAgcgacggtggtggagaaggggagTAGGGGTGCGGGCTAAAACAAGGGTACGAACcaaccttttctctctctctctctccctctctctctctctcttttagtcGATGATAACTGCAATGAGAATGCCGAGGATCactgctctgatatcaaatgataatacCCTAGGATTTTATCATGGAAGGAAGGGGAGAAAGggagatgatcacttcgagagaaTCGACCtcattgatcacttcgaggggattgacctcctggggtttgtcaaaagacttaataatatttcattgtctgcCGAAAAGaaatggttacatcactatttatagagttccacctagagtccactaggacttggactcttaataataaataaatattaaataaacctctatccgactctaactgaactaaacagactcaataaacattattcaaaagctcataaaataaaaaggaTCCTAACTGTCTCTAGATTGGTTCAATGTAAGACTTAAGCTTTATCTTGTTGAAACTTACTGAATCTCTCCAATAGActccttttgaaatcattaagggtTTCCTGCAGTCAATTCTCAATCCTAGTTTTTAAGGCTTCTAATTGGGTTTTTACTGAGTTATCGATAGCTATTgcataagactacaaatctgtaatccccaactcctgtttttggtatcGAGTCAAGGGCATCAGTGCCCTATCTGGTGCTGCTACTATGACTGTTGTGACACCAATCAATGGTAGCGTTGTGGGAGTAAAGGGTTGCTGTGAGGATGCCAATGAATCCCTAGGTGCCGAGAGGCTAGGAGGCGATGATGGTGGTGCAGTTGGGAGCAATATCGCCACGGTCACTACGTGGAGGATCGCTACTgtcgagggctgggaggcagcgatgctcgCTGTGGTCGTtgcatggagggatcgctgcggttgagggctgggaggcggCGATGGTGATGCGGTTGGGAGCAACGCCGTCAAGGGCTCACTGCGATTGTTGGGAGGCAGTCGCATAGCTACGGCGGGATGGGACACTAGCGACCATGCAATTAGGCTAGGCACTGGTGATCCTGGCCAAGGGCGACGAGGGGTGGTACTCTGGCCGACAGCAGCGGCGGTGGTCAATGGCGGGAAAGAAAAAGGTTGTGGGAGAGTCAATGGTCCTTGCAAAAACCGTAGCCTCTGTGCAGCGGTGTGCCGAGCGAGGAAGGGCTCGACTGGGAAGCCACAGGGATCGCACGGCTGGTTAGCAATGAACGCCGAGCGATCGCGAGCGACCGAGGGCTGAGGCTGCGGTAGGGAGAAAGGGGAGAAGCAGCGACAACGGTGGGAGGAGGACTTCTTTTTTGTTTGCTCGCTCTGAAGCAACGGCGGCGatggtcgttggccgggaagcAACGACGACTAGTGACGATGGCTTGGCTGGAGGGAACGTTGGTGGCGATTGCTCGGTTTGAGGGATGGGAACCAGTGATGGGTCGCCGAGGGAGACGATTGCTCTGCTAGGAAGGAACGCCGAGGGTTGCGACAGAGATGGGATGCGATGGCCGCTGGCCGGGAGGCAGCGACGATGGTGGTGGCAACCAGCGACTGCGGTGGCCGCGACAGAGACTATAGCTGGGCTTCTTTCTCACTCGAGAAGGATGTGGTtgccgattttttttttttttctgagattCTGATAACTACGACAATACTGCAGCGAGAACGTCGAGGATtgctaccaaatgataagaccttagaattttatgaagaaagagatgatcacttcgagagggtcaactttcttgatcacttcaagggaatCAGCCTCCTAGAGTTTTTCAAAAgattgaataatatttcattgataggtTAAAAGAAATAGATACATCCCTacttatagagtttcacccaaaaTACAGACTTtgacttttaataataaataaatattaaataaactcttATCCACTAATGACATATCAATCTGAGAAATAAAATACCAGCTGGTACAACTAATCCACTAACAATATCTAATCCTACATTGTATTAGAATCGCCTTCGTTATCAAGGATGTTTGCCAATAACTTCAAACAAAATCCTCTTTCTAGTTTTTTCACCAATAGCTTGCTCAAATTAGAGGACAGATGGGATGATCCAGACACAGTAATTCTTTGGAGACAAGACCTATTCAAGTACTGCAAGTTTCTTGGGGTTAACTTGCCAAGAAAATATTTGCTATTATTCTCAcatcaaatgagaaataataaGTAGAAGCCTTATACATTAAAGGAAAGCTTATTTCCTAAATAGCCCTAGAAATCAGTGATGAAGATTAACTCACAGCTTGCTTCCACTAATCTTGAAAAGGCTTTTTTCCATGGCCTTCACCTTCTCCCGCAGGACAAATTTCTGAACCTTTCCTGTTGAGGTCTTTGGAAGATCTTCAAAAACAACAGTGCGAGGTGCCATGTAATGTGGCAGCCTGGCGCGGCAGAATTTGATTATATCTTCAGCATTAGCACTAGAACCTTCCTTTAACTTCACAAAAGCACAAGGTGTCTCTCCCCAGTGCTCATCTGGACGTCCAACAACAGCTGCCTCGAGGACTGCAGGATGACTAAATAGCACAGACTCCACCTCGATCGTGCTTATATTCTCCCCACCAGAAATTATGATATCCTTTGAGCGATCTTTCAGTTGTATATAACCATCAGCATGTCTTACACCAAGGTCCCCAGACCGAAACCATCCCCCAGCCATTGCTTCCTTAGTTGCACTCATATCTTTGTAGTAACCACACATGATAGTGTTGCCTCTGAACATTACTTCTCCAATGGTTTTAGCATCAGCTGGAACACTCTTCATCGTAACTGGGTCTTTGACATCTACTTCCTCTAGTCCAAGATGCTGGAGACCTTGCCTGGATTTTAGTCTTGCACGCTCCTCTGCAGGGAGCGAATTCCACTCTGGCTTCCATGTGCAAACTGTACCGGGGCCATAGGTTTCAGTGAGGCCATATGAGTGGGTGACATGGAAACCGAGCTCCTCCATCTTGAAGAGAACATTGGGCGGTGGTGGTGCAGCACCGGTCATTACATTGATCCTTCCAGGCAGTGGTTTCTGATCAGCGATTGAGGCATTCACGATCATGTTAAGAACTGTTGGTGCACCACCCATGTGGGTTACCCTGTGCTGGGCAATGTTATCAAATATAGCCTTTGCAGAGATATTTCTCACGCAAATGTTAGTGCCACCTTGTGCTGCCATGCCCCATGTAAGGCACCAACCATTGCAGTGGAACATGGGCACAGTCCATAGATACACCGGCATTGCAGTCATGTCATTCAGAAGGATGGTTGCAACAGCATTCAAGTAGGCCCCTCGGTGACTGTAGATAACACCTTTGGGCCTGGATGTAGTACCAGAGGTATAGTTCAGAGAGATTGGGTCACATTCATCAGCAGGCCATTTGATCTCAAATTGTGGAGATGCCGTCGTCAGAAGAGACTCATATTCCATATTACCT from Musa acuminata AAA Group cultivar baxijiao chromosome BXJ1-3, Cavendish_Baxijiao_AAA, whole genome shotgun sequence encodes the following:
- the LOC135623493 gene encoding butanoate--CoA ligase AAE1-like, which translates into the protein MEASVRCPANYVPLSPISFLERAALVYGDRTSVVHGSVAYTWRETRGRCFRLASALARLGVSRGDVVAVLAPNIPAMYELQFGVPMAGAILCTLNTRHDSAMVSVLLKHCEPKVMFVDHQLLEVVQGAFKLLSAEKVKLPLLVMISESTGCSSAASGNMEYESLLTTASPQFEIKWPADECDPISLNYTSGTTSRPKGVIYSHRGAYLNAVATILLNDMTAMPVYLWTVPMFHCNGWCLTWGMAAQGGTNICVRNISAKAIFDNIAQHRVTHMGGAPTVLNMIVNASIADQKPLPGRINVMTGAAPPPPNVLFKMEELGFHVTHSYGLTETYGPGTVCTWKPEWNSLPAEERARLKSRQGLQHLGLEEVDVKDPVTMKSVPADAKTIGEVMFRGNTIMCGYYKDMSATKEAMAGGWFRSGDLGVRHADGYIQLKDRSKDIIISGGENISTIEVESVLFSHPAVLEAAVVGRPDEHWGETPCAFVKLKEGSSANAEDIIKFCRARLPHYMAPRTVVFEDLPKTSTGKVQKFVLREKVKAMEKSLFKISGSKL